From Coccinella septempunctata chromosome 4, icCocSept1.1, whole genome shotgun sequence, a single genomic window includes:
- the LOC123311733 gene encoding uncharacterized protein LOC123311733 — MAKSRVSPIKNIVSIPRLELQAAVLGSRLAVTIKENHSLNIHKCFYWTDSKTVAGWIKANPTIFKPFVAHRVSEIVENTDAREWNWISTKENVADDATRENYQNEWKTGGRWLEGPPFLKNKTEEWPQYQIPDFDTSENKKCFVGVTVKVNITEALPKITRFSRWLKLIRTTAWMLRFLQQVKKKSPIDGELTMSKVEIAEKLWIRCVQSEDFSEEFQSLKSSGMVESYSKLSKLSPILDHEDIIRVRSRIIYSNDLTDDAKFPIILEPKNYFTKLLIRYYHNKSAHSGQEFVANELRQRYWILNMRSAVRNSWTECQFCKNRRAKPEIPEMAPLPESRLGSFVRPFTTTGMDYFGPMQVSIGRRREKRYGVLFTCMSTRAVHLEIAHSLTTDSAIMAIRRLIGRRGCPKRIFSDNGTNLRGAERELKNAIENFDQNRMTSSMTTNNIEFNFIPPSAPHMGGSWERLVKSIKITLSIILKDKSPQEEVLQTLLIEAESLVNSRPLVHVSLDNADSEALTPNHFLIGTSSAAQIPGKFDENDLVTRKQWRKSQLLADHFWRRWIKEYLPVLTKRTKWFSSSKRKIGIGDVVIIIDSQFSRNTWPKGIVTAVYPGADGNIRVVDVKTTIGTYRRPLTKLCLLDLEGNYEKK; from the coding sequence ATGGCAAAATCAAGAGTTTCACCTATCAAGAACATCGTTTCGATTCCTAGACTTGAACTTCAGGCTGCAGTTTTGGGTAGCAGATTAGCAGTGACTATAAAAGAGAACCATAGTTTGAATATCCACAAATGTTTCTATTGGACTGATTCCAAAACAGTAGCTGGATGGATAAAAGCTAATCCAACTATTTTCAAGCCATTTGTTGCCCATCGAGTGTCTGAAATTGTAGAAAATACCGATGCTAGAGAATGGAATTGGATATCGACAAAAGAAAATGTTGCCGATGATGCCACGAGGGAAAATTATCAAAATGAATGGAAAACTGGTGGCAGATGGTTGGAAGGGCCTCCTTTCCTTAAGAATAAAACTGAAGAATGGCCCCAATATCAGATTCCCGATTTTGATActtcggaaaataaaaaatgttttgtagGTGTAACCGTTAAGGTGAATATAACAGAAGCATTGCCAAAAATTACCAGATTCTCAAGGTGGTTAAAACTCATTCGTACAACAGCTTGGATGTTGAGATTTTTACAACAAGTCAAGAAGAAATCACCCATAGATGGAGAACTGACGATGAGCAAAGTGGAAATAGCCGAAAAACTATGGATAAGATGTGTTCAGAGTGAAGATTTTTCAGAAGAATTCCAGTCTCTTAAGTCAAGTGGAATGGTTGAATCATACAGCAAATTGTCCAAATTGTCTCCAATTTTAGATCACGAAGATATTATACGGGTCCGGAGCAGAATAATATATTCCAACGATTTAACGGATGATGCAAAATTTCCCATCATACTCGagccaaaaaattatttcacaaaattACTAATTCGTTATTATCACAACAAATCAGCACATAGTGGACAAGAATTTGTCGCCAACGAACTACGCCAACGATATTGGATTCTGAATATGAGGTCAGCGGTCAGAAATTCTtggacagaatgtcagttttgcAAAAACAGAAGAGCAAAACCTGAAATTCCAGAGATGGCCCCACTGCCAGAATCCCGACTAGGTTCGTTCGTAAGACCTTTCACTACGACCGGTATGGACTATTTTGGACCTATGCAAGTTTCAATTGGCCGTAGACGTGAAAAGAGATATGGGGTACTCTTCACTTGCATGAGCACCCGTGCAGTTCATCTGGAAATAGCTCATTCTTTGACCACAGATTCGGCGATAATGGCAATCAGAAGATTAATCGGTCGAAGAGGATGCCCCAagagaatattttcagataatggCACAAATCTACGAGGAGCAGAAAGAGAGCTGAAAAATGCAATAGAAAATTTTGACCAAAACAGAATGACATCAAGCATGAcaacaaataatattgaatttaacTTCATACCTCCTTCTGCTCCTCACATGGGTGGCAGCTGGGAGCGTTTAGTTAAATCGATAAAGATAACACTGAGTATTATCTTAAAAGATAAATCTCCACAAGAAGAAGTTTTACAAACTTTATTGATTGAAGCGGAAAGTTTAGTGAATAGTCGGCCTTTAGTTCACGTTTCACTGGACAATGCAGATAGTGAAGCACTCACACCGAACCATTTTTTGATAGGTACTTCCAGCGCAGCTCAGATCCCAGGAAAATTTGACGAGAATGATTTAGTCACAAGAAAACAGTGGAGAAAATCACAACTTTTGGCTGATCATTTTTGGCGACGCTGGATCAAGGAATATCTTCCTGTCCTGACAAAAAGAACGAAGTGGTTCTCATCTTCTAAAAGAAAAATTGGTATTGGCGATGTAGTCATCATTATCGACTCGCAATTTTCGAGAAACACATGGCCTAAAGGTATTGTCACTGCAGTATATCCCGGTGCAGATGGAAACATTAGAGTGGTCGATGTTAAAACAACTATTGGAACCTACAGACGACCTCTCACCAAATTATGTTTACTTGATCTGGAAGGAAATTATGAAAAGAAGTAA